The following proteins come from a genomic window of Pseudomonas hygromyciniae:
- the purH gene encoding bifunctional phosphoribosylaminoimidazolecarboxamide formyltransferase/IMP cyclohydrolase — MTDQTTRLPIRRALISVSDKTGILEFARELEALGVEILSTGGTFKLLQDNGVAAVEVADYTGFAEMMDGRVKTLHPKIHGGILGRRGIDDAIMNEHGIKPIDLVAVNLYPFEATINKPGCDLPTAIENIDIGGPTMVRSAAKNHKDVAIVVNASDYAQVLESLKAGGLTYAQRFDLMLKAFEHTAAYDGMIANYMGTVNQAAETLSTEGRSQFPRTFNSQFIKAQEMRYGENPHQSAAFYVEAKPAEVGIATATQLQGKELSYNNVADTDAALECVKSFVKPACVIVKHANPCGVAVSPDAEGGIRQAYELAYATDTESAFGGIIAFNRELDAETAKAIVERQFVEVIIAPSVSDEARAIVAAKANVRLLACGEWSADRAAAWDYKRVNGGLLVQSRDIGMIGSEDLKVVTKRAPTEQEINDLIFAWKVAKYVKSNAIVYAKNRQTIGVGAGQMSRVNSARIAAIKAEHAGLQVVGSVMASDAFFPFRDGLDNAAKAGVTAVIQPGGSMRDAEVIAAADEAGIAMVFTGMRHFRH; from the coding sequence ATGACCGACCAGACTACCCGCCTGCCGATCCGCCGCGCCTTGATCAGTGTTTCCGACAAGACCGGGATCCTCGAATTTGCCCGGGAGCTGGAAGCCCTGGGTGTGGAAATCCTCTCCACGGGCGGGACCTTCAAACTGCTGCAGGACAACGGCGTGGCCGCAGTAGAAGTCGCGGACTACACCGGTTTCGCAGAAATGATGGACGGTCGGGTCAAGACCCTGCACCCGAAAATCCATGGCGGCATTCTCGGCCGTCGCGGTATCGACGACGCCATCATGAACGAGCACGGCATCAAGCCGATCGACCTGGTGGCCGTTAACCTCTACCCGTTCGAAGCCACCATCAACAAGCCAGGCTGCGACTTGCCGACCGCTATCGAAAACATCGATATCGGCGGCCCGACCATGGTGCGCTCGGCGGCCAAGAACCACAAAGACGTGGCCATCGTGGTCAACGCCAGCGACTACGCCCAGGTATTGGAAAGCCTGAAAGCCGGCGGCCTGACCTACGCCCAGCGTTTCGACCTGATGCTCAAGGCCTTCGAACACACCGCCGCCTACGACGGCATGATCGCCAACTACATGGGCACCGTGAACCAGGCCGCCGAGACCCTCAGCACTGAAGGCCGCAGCCAGTTCCCGCGCACCTTCAACAGCCAGTTCATCAAGGCCCAGGAAATGCGCTACGGCGAGAACCCGCACCAGAGCGCGGCGTTCTACGTGGAAGCCAAGCCTGCCGAAGTGGGGATCGCCACCGCGACCCAACTGCAAGGCAAAGAGCTGTCCTACAACAACGTGGCCGATACCGACGCCGCGCTGGAATGCGTGAAGAGCTTCGTCAAGCCGGCCTGTGTGATCGTCAAGCACGCCAACCCATGCGGCGTGGCCGTGAGCCCGGACGCCGAAGGCGGGATCCGCCAGGCCTACGAACTGGCCTACGCCACCGATACCGAATCGGCATTCGGCGGCATCATTGCCTTCAACCGCGAACTGGACGCCGAGACCGCCAAGGCTATCGTCGAGCGTCAGTTCGTTGAAGTGATCATCGCACCAAGCGTTAGCGACGAAGCCCGTGCCATCGTTGCGGCCAAGGCCAATGTACGCCTGTTGGCCTGCGGCGAATGGTCGGCTGACCGCGCCGCTGCCTGGGACTACAAGCGCGTCAATGGCGGCTTGCTGGTACAGAGCCGCGACATCGGCATGATCGGCAGCGAAGACCTTAAAGTGGTGACCAAGCGCGCACCGACCGAGCAAGAGATCAACGACCTGATCTTCGCCTGGAAAGTGGCCAAGTACGTTAAATCCAACGCCATCGTCTACGCCAAGAACCGCCAGACCATCGGTGTCGGCGCTGGCCAGATGAGCCGGGTGAACTCGGCGCGTATCGCCGCGATCAAGGCCGAACACGCCGGTTTGCAGGTGGTGGGTTCGGTGATGGCTTCCGACGCATTCTTCCCGTTCCGCGATGGCCTGGACAACGCCGCCAAAGCGGGCGTGACTGCCGTGATCCAACCGGGCGGCTCGATGCGTGATGCCGAGGTGATCGCCGCGGCTGATGAAGCCGGTATCGCGATGGTCTTCACTGGCATGCGCCACTTCCGTCACTGA
- the fis gene encoding DNA-binding transcriptional regulator Fis — protein sequence MTMMTETLVSGTTPVSDNVNLKQHLNTPSEEGQTLRGSVEKALHNYFAHLEGAAVTDVYNLVLSEVEAPLLESVMNYVKGNQTKASELLGLNRGTLRKKLKQYDLL from the coding sequence ATGACGATGATGACCGAGACTTTAGTGAGTGGAACAACACCCGTGAGCGACAACGTCAATTTGAAACAGCACCTCAACACGCCGAGCGAAGAAGGCCAGACCCTTCGCGGGAGCGTCGAGAAAGCGCTGCACAATTATTTCGCCCACCTTGAGGGCGCGGCCGTCACGGATGTGTACAACCTGGTGCTCTCCGAAGTCGAGGCGCCCTTGCTCGAAAGCGTGATGAACTACGTCAAGGGCAACCAGACCAAAGCCAGTGAGCTGCTGGGCCTGAACCGTGGGACCCTGCGCAAGAAGCTCAAACAATACGATTTGCTGTAA
- the dusB gene encoding tRNA dihydrouridine synthase DusB, with product MSAVRIGPYTLPNALILAPMAGVTDQPFRQLCKRLGAGLVVSEMVTSDMSLWNTRKSRMRMIHEGDPEPRSVQIAGGDAQMLADAARANVELGAQIIDINMGCPAKKVCNKAAGSALLKDEQLVAEILQAVVGAVDVPVTLKIRTGWDRDNKNGLTVAKIAEQAGITALAVHGRTRADLYTGEAEYDTIAAIKQAVSIPVFANGDIDSAEKARRVLHATGADGLLIGRAAQGRPWIFREIEHFLRTGQIMPAPGLIEVERILLEHLAALHTFYGDVMGARIARKHVGWYLATLPGAKEFRAGFNRLDETQAQVTAVREFFAERDKSLRAGDGEGVAA from the coding sequence ATGTCGGCGGTACGCATCGGCCCATATACATTGCCAAACGCTTTGATTCTCGCCCCAATGGCGGGTGTCACCGACCAGCCCTTTCGTCAGCTGTGCAAACGTTTGGGCGCAGGCCTCGTAGTTTCGGAAATGGTCACCAGCGACATGAGCTTGTGGAACACCCGCAAATCGCGGATGCGCATGATCCACGAAGGTGATCCCGAGCCCCGCTCGGTACAGATCGCCGGTGGTGATGCACAAATGCTGGCGGATGCGGCCCGGGCCAACGTAGAGCTGGGTGCACAGATTATTGATATCAACATGGGCTGCCCGGCCAAGAAGGTCTGCAACAAGGCCGCCGGTTCCGCCCTGTTGAAGGATGAGCAACTGGTGGCCGAGATCCTGCAGGCCGTTGTCGGCGCCGTGGATGTACCGGTCACCCTGAAGATCCGTACCGGCTGGGACCGGGACAACAAGAACGGCCTGACGGTGGCGAAGATCGCCGAACAGGCAGGCATTACAGCATTGGCGGTGCATGGCCGCACCCGCGCTGACCTTTATACCGGTGAAGCCGAATACGACACCATTGCTGCGATCAAGCAGGCGGTGTCGATTCCGGTCTTTGCCAACGGCGACATCGATTCGGCCGAGAAAGCCCGGCGCGTGCTGCACGCAACCGGTGCCGATGGCCTGTTGATCGGCCGAGCCGCCCAAGGGCGGCCATGGATTTTCCGTGAGATCGAGCATTTCCTGCGTACCGGCCAAATCATGCCGGCACCGGGGCTGATCGAGGTGGAACGTATTCTGCTAGAGCATCTGGCCGCCCTGCACACCTTCTATGGGGATGTGATGGGTGCGCGCATTGCTCGCAAGCATGTGGGTTGGTATCTCGCAACCCTGCCCGGCGCCAAAGAGTTTCGCGCCGGGTTCAATCGTTTGGATGAAACGCAAGCACAGGTCACCGCCGTTCGTGAGTTCTTTGCCGAACGAGACAAGAGCCTGAGAGCAGGGGACGGAGAAGGGGTGGCCGCATGA
- a CDS encoding DUF3426 domain-containing protein, whose translation MTDSFVTQCPHCQTRFRVSHAQLSVARGVVRCGSCLQVFNAARQLLEQRAHAPEAPSAETAPRAISQKQWSAEELDLDNLDLDEELAKLERREIQHTQPLGSDRRQASADRRQKDESMSASRDTAKAEEEQWAASLFSDPPDERAATIAHTEEEAEPAPVATGKSLRTEPSMSFDLHEVDDEPTALHTADALDPPEPTLGSEPDEPEPRRKRPRATSNAHDEMLQDLEDDPLHLYTGKRPAGWGRRLFWLTLVLLAAATLAGQYIAYQFDDLARQDKYRPWFQELCPKLGCTVPSRVDIAHIKSSNLVVRSHPEFAGALVVDAIIYNRATFSQPFPLLELRFADLNGRMIASRRFKPAEYLSGELAGQTEMPSQTPIHIALDILDPGNKAVNYSLSFHSPE comes from the coding sequence ATGACCGACAGTTTCGTCACCCAGTGCCCGCATTGCCAAACCCGTTTCCGCGTCAGCCATGCTCAACTGAGCGTGGCCCGTGGCGTGGTTCGCTGTGGCTCTTGCCTGCAAGTGTTCAACGCTGCCCGCCAGTTGCTGGAGCAGCGCGCACACGCACCTGAAGCGCCGAGCGCCGAAACAGCGCCGCGCGCCATCAGCCAGAAGCAATGGAGCGCCGAAGAGCTGGACCTGGACAACCTGGACCTCGACGAAGAACTGGCCAAGCTGGAGCGCCGGGAGATCCAGCACACCCAGCCCCTGGGCAGCGACCGGCGCCAGGCCAGCGCTGACCGCCGGCAAAAAGACGAGTCGATGAGCGCCAGCCGCGACACCGCCAAGGCCGAAGAGGAACAGTGGGCCGCCAGCCTGTTCAGCGATCCTCCGGACGAACGGGCTGCGACAATCGCCCACACCGAGGAGGAAGCCGAGCCGGCGCCAGTAGCCACAGGCAAATCCCTGCGCACCGAACCTTCGATGTCCTTCGACCTTCACGAGGTGGACGACGAGCCGACGGCGCTGCATACCGCCGACGCCCTCGACCCGCCCGAGCCGACGCTCGGCAGCGAACCGGACGAGCCGGAACCGCGCCGCAAGCGCCCTCGCGCCACGTCCAACGCCCATGACGAGATGCTGCAGGACCTGGAAGACGACCCGCTGCATCTCTATACCGGCAAACGTCCCGCCGGCTGGGGCCGCCGCCTGTTCTGGCTGACCCTGGTGCTGCTGGCCGCCGCCACCCTCGCCGGCCAGTACATCGCCTACCAGTTCGACGACCTGGCCCGCCAGGACAAGTACCGGCCATGGTTCCAGGAACTGTGCCCGAAACTGGGCTGCACCGTGCCATCGCGGGTCGATATCGCCCATATAAAGAGCAGCAACCTGGTGGTGCGCAGCCATCCCGAGTTCGCCGGCGCCCTGGTGGTGGATGCGATCATCTACAACCGCGCCACATTCTCCCAGCCGTTCCCGCTGCTGGAGCTGCGCTTTGCCGACCTCAATGGCCGGATGATCGCCAGCCGGCGCTTCAAGCCTGCCGAGTACCTCAGCGGTGAACTGGCCGGCCAGACCGAGATGCCGTCCCAGACTCCGATCCATATCGCCCTGGACATTCTCGACCCGGGCAACAAAGCCGTGAACTACAGTCTCAGTTTCCACTCCCCCGAGTGA
- the prmA gene encoding 50S ribosomal protein L11 methyltransferase produces MPWLQVRLAISPEQAETYEDAFLEVGAVSVTFMDAEDQPIFEPELNTTPLWSHTHLLALFEDGTDAASVFAHMELLTGGPLPEHHSEVIEDQDWERSWMDNFQPMRFGQRLWIVPSWHAAPEPEAVNLLLDPGLAFGTGTHPTTALCLEWLDGQDLQGCNVLDFGCGSGILAIAALLLGAQEAVGTDIDVQALEASRDNAGRNNIPEDKFPLYLPEQLPQVQADVLVANILAGPLVSLAPQLSSLVKPGGRLALSGILAEQGEEVAAAYAQDFDLDPIANRDGWVRISGRRR; encoded by the coding sequence ATGCCTTGGCTGCAAGTCCGTCTCGCCATCAGCCCAGAACAAGCCGAAACCTATGAAGACGCGTTCCTCGAAGTGGGCGCCGTATCGGTGACCTTCATGGACGCCGAAGACCAACCGATTTTCGAGCCTGAGCTGAACACCACCCCCCTGTGGTCCCACACCCACCTGCTGGCCCTGTTCGAAGACGGCACCGACGCCGCCAGCGTGTTTGCCCACATGGAACTGCTGACCGGCGGCCCATTGCCCGAGCACCACAGTGAAGTGATCGAAGACCAGGACTGGGAACGCAGCTGGATGGACAACTTCCAGCCCATGCGTTTCGGCCAGCGTCTGTGGATCGTGCCAAGCTGGCATGCCGCCCCGGAGCCTGAGGCCGTCAACCTGCTGCTGGACCCGGGCCTGGCGTTCGGTACCGGCACCCACCCGACCACCGCCCTGTGCCTGGAATGGCTCGACGGCCAGGACTTGCAAGGCTGCAACGTGCTGGACTTCGGCTGCGGCTCGGGGATCCTGGCCATCGCCGCGCTGCTGCTGGGCGCCCAGGAAGCGGTCGGCACCGATATCGACGTGCAGGCCCTGGAAGCCTCCCGCGATAACGCCGGGCGCAACAACATCCCTGAAGACAAATTCCCACTGTACCTACCGGAGCAGTTACCCCAGGTCCAGGCCGACGTATTGGTCGCCAATATCCTTGCCGGGCCGCTGGTCTCACTGGCCCCGCAACTGTCGAGCCTGGTCAAGCCAGGCGGGCGCCTGGCGTTGTCGGGGATCCTCGCCGAGCAGGGTGAAGAAGTCGCCGCCGCCTATGCCCAGGACTTTGACCTAGACCCCATCGCCAACCGCGATGGCTGGGTACGCATCAGCGGTCGTCGGCGCTAG
- the accC gene encoding acetyl-CoA carboxylase biotin carboxylase subunit produces MLKPAKKLQKVLIANRGEIALRILRACKEEGIKTVAVYSTADTELMHVKLADESICIGPPLATNSYLKVSNIIAAAEVTGADGIHPGYGFLAENADFAEQVEKSGFAFIGPKAETIRLMGDKVSAKDAMIAAGVPTVPGSDGPLPEDEETALRIGREVGYPVIIKAAGGGGGRGMRVVHKEEDLIEAAKQTRSEAGAWFGNPMVYLEKYLTNPRHVEVQVLSDGQGHAIHLGDRDCSLQRRHQKVLEEAPAPGLDEKARQEVLARCVKACIDINYRGAGTFEFLYENGRFYFIEMNTRVQVEHPVSEMVTGIDIVKEMLSIAAGNVLSFTQDDVKMHGHSLECRINAEDPKTFIPSPGLVKHFHAPGGNGVRVDSHLYSGYKVPSNYDSLIGKLITWGATRDEAMARMRNALDEIVVDGIKTNIPLHRDLVRDEGFCEGGVNIHYLEHKLANQ; encoded by the coding sequence ATGTTGAAACCTGCGAAGAAACTGCAAAAAGTCCTGATCGCCAACCGCGGCGAGATCGCGCTGCGTATCCTGCGCGCCTGTAAGGAAGAGGGCATCAAGACCGTCGCTGTTTACTCGACGGCCGATACCGAACTGATGCACGTGAAACTGGCGGACGAAAGCATCTGCATCGGCCCGCCACTGGCCACGAACTCGTACCTGAAGGTCTCGAACATCATCGCCGCTGCTGAAGTAACTGGCGCCGATGGCATCCACCCTGGCTACGGCTTCCTCGCGGAAAACGCCGACTTCGCCGAACAGGTGGAAAAATCCGGTTTCGCCTTCATCGGCCCGAAAGCCGAGACCATTCGCCTGATGGGCGACAAGGTTTCGGCCAAGGACGCCATGATCGCAGCCGGTGTGCCAACCGTTCCAGGTTCCGACGGCCCGCTGCCTGAAGACGAGGAAACCGCCCTGCGCATTGGTCGCGAAGTCGGTTACCCGGTGATCATCAAGGCCGCCGGCGGCGGCGGTGGTCGCGGCATGCGCGTGGTGCACAAGGAAGAAGACCTGATCGAAGCGGCCAAGCAGACTCGCTCGGAAGCGGGCGCCTGGTTCGGCAACCCGATGGTTTACCTGGAAAAATACCTGACCAACCCACGTCACGTGGAAGTCCAGGTACTGTCCGACGGCCAAGGCCACGCCATCCACCTGGGCGACCGCGATTGCTCGCTGCAACGCCGTCACCAGAAGGTCCTGGAAGAAGCTCCGGCTCCTGGCCTGGATGAAAAGGCACGCCAGGAAGTCCTGGCTCGCTGCGTCAAGGCTTGCATCGATATCAACTACCGTGGCGCCGGGACTTTCGAGTTCCTCTACGAGAACGGCCGCTTCTACTTCATCGAGATGAACACTCGCGTGCAGGTAGAGCATCCGGTTTCGGAGATGGTCACCGGTATCGATATCGTCAAGGAGATGCTGAGCATCGCCGCTGGCAACGTGCTGTCCTTCACCCAGGACGACGTGAAGATGCACGGCCACTCCCTGGAGTGCCGGATCAACGCCGAAGACCCCAAGACCTTTATCCCAAGCCCTGGCCTGGTCAAGCATTTCCATGCGCCAGGCGGCAACGGCGTGCGTGTGGATTCGCACCTGTACAGCGGCTACAAGGTTCCGTCCAACTACGACTCGCTGATCGGCAAGCTGATCACCTGGGGCGCCACCCGCGACGAGGCCATGGCCCGTATGCGCAACGCCCTGGACGAAATCGTGGTCGACGGCATCAAGACCAACATCCCACTGCATCGGGATCTGGTTCGTGATGAAGGCTTCTGCGAAGGTGGTGTGAACATTCACTACCTGGAACACAAGCTGGCCAACCAGTAA
- the accB gene encoding acetyl-CoA carboxylase biotin carboxyl carrier protein, producing the protein MDIRKVKKLIELLEESGIDELEIKEGEESVRISRHSKTPAQQFYAPQMQAPAPAAAAPAAAPAAAAAPAAPAAPVLNGFVVKSPMVGTFYRTPAPTSPAFVEVGKTVKVGDTICIVEAMKMMNHITAEKAGVIESILVENGQPVEYDQPLFTIV; encoded by the coding sequence ATGGATATCCGTAAAGTTAAGAAACTGATCGAACTGCTGGAAGAATCCGGTATCGACGAGCTGGAAATCAAGGAAGGCGAAGAGTCCGTACGGATCAGCCGTCACAGCAAGACCCCGGCCCAACAGTTCTACGCGCCGCAGATGCAAGCGCCGGCTCCAGCCGCTGCTGCTCCGGCCGCCGCACCTGCTGCTGCCGCCGCTCCCGCCGCACCGGCCGCGCCAGTGCTCAACGGTTTCGTGGTCAAGTCGCCAATGGTCGGTACTTTCTACCGCACCCCGGCACCGACCTCGCCAGCCTTCGTTGAAGTGGGCAAGACTGTGAAAGTGGGCGACACCATCTGCATCGTGGAAGCGATGAAAATGATGAACCACATCACGGCCGAAAAAGCCGGCGTCATCGAATCCATCCTGGTAGAAAACGGTCAGCCGGTTGAGTACGACCAGCCGCTGTTCACCATCGTTTGA
- the aroQ gene encoding type II 3-dehydroquinate dehydratase, producing MATLLVLHGPNLNLLGTREPGVYGAVTLEQINLDLERRAREAGHHLLYLQSNAEYELIDRIHAARSEGVDFILINPAAFTHTSVALRDALLAVSIPFIEVHLSNVHKREAFRHHSYFSDVAVGVICGLGASGYRLALEAALEQIEEQAKRP from the coding sequence ATGGCGACCTTACTGGTTCTTCACGGACCCAACCTGAACCTGCTCGGCACCCGCGAACCGGGTGTGTACGGTGCAGTCACCCTCGAACAGATCAACCTCGATCTGGAACGACGGGCCCGTGAAGCCGGCCACCATCTGCTCTACCTGCAAAGCAATGCCGAGTATGAATTGATTGATCGCATTCACGCCGCGCGCAGCGAAGGCGTGGACTTTATCCTGATCAATCCCGCCGCTTTTACGCACACAAGCGTTGCATTACGTGACGCGCTGCTGGCGGTGAGCATCCCATTCATCGAAGTGCATTTATCGAACGTGCACAAACGCGAAGCTTTCCGCCATCACTCTTACTTCTCCGACGTAGCGGTAGGAGTGATCTGCGGCCTTGGCGCCAGCGGTTACCGACTGGCCCTGGAGGCCGCCCTGGAACAAATTGAAGAACAGGCTAAACGCCCCTGA
- a CDS encoding response regulator: protein MTEPEDPSRERLKHHFAQRVIHQARQILEIWQRLQRSEWSHAELNELSEANLRLLRFAERFEQPEHGQLARHIIESLKAVDENRGRLSSNLITDLNRLMQRLSRTGLRQGDQLDQTFLPPMRKPIYVMLADHDRAERLAKQLEFFGLSAQSLDSVAAFRSSMAERLPAAIVMDVDFCGTGLGLKLAAEAQEGLEQKLPLLFFSLHETDTPTRLAAVRAGGQEFLTGTLEASSLLEKIEVLTCVAQYEPYKVLIIDDSRAQAMHTERLLNSAGIVTRTLIEPIQAMAELADFQPDLIILDMYMPACTGTELAKVIRHNDRYVSVPIIYLSAEDDLDKQLDAMSEGGDDFLTKPIKPRHLITTVRNRAARARHLKARMVRDSLTGLYNHTHILQLLEDCSFRSRRENKPLSFAMLDIDHFKRVNDSHGHPMGDRVIKSLALFLKQRLRKTDYIGRYGGEEFAIVMPDTDLDAACKVLDEIRGRFAEIHYPAQPQDLWCTFSAGVVELCDGSDSLMMAAQADEALYRAKDAGRNRVHAAGPSRQSATFSSDSTQSVITM from the coding sequence ATGACCGAGCCAGAAGACCCCAGCCGTGAGCGTCTCAAGCACCACTTTGCCCAGCGGGTAATTCATCAGGCGCGTCAAATTCTTGAGATCTGGCAGCGTTTACAGCGCAGCGAATGGTCGCACGCCGAATTGAACGAACTCAGCGAGGCCAATCTGCGCCTGCTGCGTTTTGCCGAGCGCTTTGAACAACCCGAGCATGGCCAACTGGCCCGGCATATCATCGAGTCGCTTAAAGCCGTGGACGAAAACCGCGGCCGCCTGAGCAGCAACCTGATCACCGACCTCAACCGCTTGATGCAGCGCCTGTCCCGTACCGGCCTGCGCCAGGGCGATCAGTTGGACCAGACCTTCCTGCCGCCGATGCGCAAGCCTATCTACGTGATGCTGGCCGATCACGACCGCGCCGAGCGCCTGGCCAAGCAGCTGGAATTCTTTGGCTTGAGCGCCCAGTCCCTGGACAGCGTGGCGGCATTCCGTTCGTCCATGGCCGAACGCCTGCCAGCGGCGATTGTGATGGATGTGGACTTCTGCGGCACCGGCCTGGGCCTGAAACTGGCCGCCGAGGCCCAGGAAGGCCTGGAGCAGAAACTGCCGCTGCTGTTCTTCAGCCTGCACGAAACCGACACCCCCACCCGCCTGGCCGCCGTGCGCGCCGGGGGCCAGGAGTTTCTCACCGGCACCCTGGAAGCCTCCAGCCTGCTGGAAAAAATCGAAGTCCTGACCTGCGTCGCCCAGTACGAACCTTATAAAGTGCTGATCATCGACGACTCCCGCGCCCAGGCGATGCACACCGAACGCTTGCTCAACAGCGCCGGGATCGTCACCCGCACCTTGATCGAACCGATCCAGGCCATGGCTGAGCTTGCGGATTTCCAGCCCGACCTGATCATCCTCGACATGTACATGCCGGCCTGCACCGGCACCGAGCTGGCCAAGGTGATTCGCCACAACGACCGCTATGTCAGCGTGCCGATCATTTACCTGTCGGCCGAAGACGACCTGGATAAACAGCTGGACGCCATGAGCGAAGGCGGCGACGACTTCCTCACCAAGCCGATCAAGCCGCGCCACCTGATCACCACCGTGCGCAACCGCGCGGCCCGCGCCCGCCATCTCAAGGCGCGGATGGTGCGCGACAGCCTGACCGGCCTGTACAACCACACCCATATCCTGCAACTGCTGGAAGACTGCAGCTTCCGCTCGCGCCGCGAGAACAAGCCGCTGAGCTTTGCCATGCTCGACATTGACCACTTCAAGCGGGTCAACGACAGCCACGGCCACCCCATGGGCGACCGCGTGATCAAAAGCCTGGCGCTGTTTCTCAAGCAGCGTCTGCGCAAGACCGACTATATCGGCCGGTACGGCGGCGAAGAATTCGCCATTGTGATGCCCGACACCGACCTGGACGCCGCCTGCAAGGTGCTCGACGAAATCCGTGGGCGCTTCGCTGAAATCCATTACCCGGCCCAGCCCCAGGATTTGTGGTGCACCTTCAGCGCCGGCGTGGTCGAACTGTGCGACGGCTCCGATAGCCTGATGATGGCCGCCCAGGCCGACGAGGCGCTGTACCGCGCCAAGGACGCCGGGCGTAATCGGGTACACGCCGCGGGCCCCTCAAGGCAAAGTGCCACCTTTTCATCGGATTCCACTCAATCCGTCATAACGATGTAA
- a CDS encoding DUF2333 family protein gives MLDWKNRAGSAPGPSPAPKSASRSYFRNLLMSRALLTLVVIYLLVTGGLGWYWSQEPALFPVQQNAQIAAEKDGKQMVIGFTTVETVKTVVGTLLNKPGGYISNDRFPPGLWMDNMPSWEYGVLVQVRDLTRALRKDFARSQSQSAEDADLAKAEPRFNFDNKSWVLPSSESEYQEGINSLNRYQARLSDPNQKGALFYARADNLNNWLGDVATRLGSLSQRLSASVGRVKLNTALKTETLAPGEVPQLDEEVVETPWMQIDNVFYEARGQAWALSHLLRAIEVDFADVLAKKNATVSVRQIIRELEASQETLWSPMILNGSGYGILANHSLVMANYISRANAAVIDLRQLLNQG, from the coding sequence ATGCTGGACTGGAAAAACCGTGCAGGCAGCGCCCCAGGCCCAAGCCCTGCGCCCAAGTCGGCCTCCCGCAGCTATTTTCGCAATTTGCTGATGAGTCGTGCCCTGCTGACCCTGGTTGTGATTTACCTGTTGGTCACCGGTGGCCTGGGTTGGTATTGGAGCCAGGAGCCGGCTTTGTTCCCGGTCCAGCAAAACGCGCAAATTGCCGCCGAAAAAGACGGCAAGCAAATGGTGATCGGCTTTACCACCGTCGAAACCGTCAAGACCGTGGTGGGTACCCTGCTGAACAAGCCGGGTGGCTATATTTCCAACGACCGCTTCCCGCCAGGGTTGTGGATGGACAATATGCCCAGCTGGGAATACGGCGTGCTGGTGCAGGTGCGTGACCTGACCCGTGCCCTGCGCAAGGACTTCGCCCGCTCGCAATCGCAATCGGCCGAAGACGCCGACCTGGCCAAGGCCGAGCCACGCTTTAACTTCGACAACAAGAGCTGGGTGCTGCCCTCCAGCGAATCGGAGTACCAGGAAGGCATCAACTCCCTGAACCGTTACCAAGCGCGCCTGTCCGACCCCAACCAGAAAGGCGCGTTGTTCTACGCGCGTGCCGACAACCTGAACAACTGGCTGGGCGATGTCGCCACTCGCCTGGGTTCGTTGTCGCAGCGCCTGTCGGCCAGTGTCGGCCGGGTCAAGCTCAATACCGCGCTGAAAACCGAAACGCTGGCGCCGGGCGAAGTGCCGCAGCTCGATGAAGAAGTGGTGGAAACCCCATGGATGCAGATCGACAACGTGTTCTACGAGGCCCGTGGCCAGGCGTGGGCCCTGTCCCACCTGTTGCGTGCCATCGAAGTCGACTTTGCCGACGTACTGGCCAAGAAAAACGCCACCGTCAGCGTACGCCAGATCATTCGTGAGCTGGAGGCGTCCCAGGAAACCCTGTGGAGCCCGATGATCCTCAACGGCAGCGGCTATGGCATATTGGCCAACCACTCGCTGGTGATGGCCAACTACATCTCCCGCGCCAACGCGGCGGTGATCGACTTGCGTCAACTGCTGAACCAGGGTTGA
- a CDS encoding NUDIX hydrolase, with product MVDSAKEVAHRAASDAEHIAWVDEQDNLLGALVRADLRERGLIGRGTYIMLFNSKGELCVHRRTLSKAIYPGYWDVAAGGMVAAGETYEQSAARELEEELGVSGVELNAHDHFFFEDTGNRLWCSAFSAVWDGPLQLQPEEVLEARFMSIEAVLEDIQQKPYCPDSLAALKRYLAARR from the coding sequence ATGGTCGATAGCGCCAAGGAGGTCGCGCACCGCGCGGCCTCGGATGCCGAACATATCGCCTGGGTCGACGAGCAGGACAACCTGCTCGGCGCCCTGGTGCGCGCCGACCTGCGTGAACGCGGGCTGATCGGGCGCGGTACCTACATCATGCTATTCAACTCAAAGGGTGAGTTGTGCGTGCATCGGCGCACCCTGAGCAAAGCCATCTATCCCGGTTATTGGGATGTGGCGGCGGGCGGGATGGTGGCGGCTGGCGAGACCTATGAGCAGTCGGCAGCCCGTGAGCTTGAGGAAGAGTTGGGCGTCAGTGGTGTTGAATTGAACGCTCACGATCACTTTTTCTTTGAGGATACGGGCAACCGGCTCTGGTGCTCGGCGTTCTCGGCGGTCTGGGATGGGCCGCTGCAGTTGCAGCCCGAAGAAGTGCTGGAAGCGCGCTTCATGAGCATCGAGGCGGTGCTTGAGGATATCCAGCAAAAGCCCTATTGCCCCGACTCCCTGGCCGCATTAAAACGCTATCTGGCTGCACGTCGCTAA